GACAGCGTCCGGCTTCACCATCACCACCTGATTGCGCCCCTGCTGTTTGGCCGCATAGAGCGCTTCGTCCACCAAATGGTAAACCTGATCTGTCCCCGACAGGTCTTGCGGTTGCAGGAAGGCGGCTCCCACGGAAATCGTCAGATAACCATGCTGCGAGCTTTCATTCCGAACTTTTAGCTCTTCCACGTCTCGGCACAGGTCTTGCAAGTGCTCCTGTAAAGCGGCTTGTGACTTGAAGTTTGCCAGCACAAAAAACTCTTCCCCGCCCATTCGGAAAATCACATCGGTTTCACGGGCAAAGTGTTTTTTCAGCAAATCCGCCACTTGCTTCAACACTTCGTCCCCTTTCTGATGACCGTAATGGTCATTGATTTTTTTGAAGAAATCGATATCGAGCATCGCCACCGACAAAGGGACTGCATCCCGTTGCGATCGTTTCAACTCCCGCCCGAACACTTGATTGAAATAACGACGGTTATACAAGTCGGTCAGGTCATCGGTAATGGAAATCTGCTCGATACGCTTACGGTCGGAAATGTCCACCCGGGTCGCCCAGACCTGGTCAACCCGCCCCCAGAGGTTGCGTACCGGCGTCAAGGTCAACTCCACCCAATAAGGTTTGTCGTCGGCGGTACGCCCTTCCATTTCCCCACGCCAGGTACGTCCTGCCAATACCCAGTTCTGAATATAATCCTGTTTACTTTTCGGCAGATCGTCGAGATAAGAGCGTCCTAACAGTTCTCGCTCGTTATAGCCGGTCAAACGGCAATAGGACTCGCTCACCCAATCGAAGGTCAAGGATTCCAGATCAATCAAGGTCGCATAGGTCAACTCGTGGATTTGATTGATGTAAACCTGTTGCTTGTTTTTTTGATAACGATAAAACATCACCAAAAACAGCATGGTCAACACCACCACCAAAATCACCAAAGCGACCTCAAACAACTGGCGTTTATCCAGACGATTCACCATTTCCAACTGAATCCAGTGATTGAAAATTTCCCGGCGCTCCTCATCACTGATGGACGCCAACCCTTTCTGTAGAATACTGAACAGAGCCGGCTTGTCTTTGCGCACCCCGATGGCCAGCTCGAAACGGTGTTCGGATTGCCCGATGACATGAATACCGGTCAAACCATATTTGTTGATGGCATAGTTAATCGCCCCCAGGTTACCGGAGTACACCATGGCTCGACCGTCAATCACGGCTTCCAGGCCTTCTTTCACCGAGTTCACCGGCAACAACTTGATTTGCGGGTAGTTTTTGGCCAATGTCTCATGCGACCAATAGCCTTTCACCACCGCCACCGTGTGGCCGTTTAATTGTTCATAATCCGGAATCACCGACAGCTCTTTTTGCCCGACCAATACCATCGGGAACGACAGGTACGGCTCGGTAAACTGCATATACTCGGAACGCTCCGGGGTCGCCACGGCGCAGGAAAAGGCATCGTATTCCCCCTCCTGCGCCAACTTCAACACCTCGGCCCAAGGTCGAGTTTGGTCGACCTGAAAACGCAACCCGGTTTTTTGCGACAACAGTTGAAAATATTCGGCGGCGATGCCTCGGTAACGTCCTTTGGAATCGATGAACTCAAACGGCTCCCAATCAATGTCATTCGCCAGATAAACTACTGGGTTCTGTTCGATATACGCCAATTCTTCCGGTGTAAACACATAACTGGCCGCATTGAAAATAAAGTCCTTCATATCGAGTTGATTGAACACCGAAGCCGAAATCAGCCCGACTTCCTTGGCTTCGGCCGCCGTGGCCAACAGTTTTGCCGGTTCAATCGTCCCGATCGGCGTCAACCCGGATTTCACATAGTGCACCGTCACCTTGGCTTCGTTGAGCAAGGCTTCCCGCGATTTGACCACCGGATAATGCGCCAAAATATAATCCACCACTTCAGGCTGATGCTGCAACGCATAGCGCCAACCCCGAATGGTGGCTTCCTTGAATCGCTGCACCACTTCAGGGTGACGGTTGGCAAAACGTTCGGAGGTGATAATCAAATCGCCGTAACTTTGCACCCCGAAGGTTTTCGGGTCCACGGCATAATAAGGGATGCCCTCTTGCTGAAGACGAAAAGGCTCATTGGTCATGTAGGCGCCATACAAGTCCACCCGGTGATTGATAAAGTCGTTCAAATCACCCGAAGGAGGAATCGACTTCAACGGCTTTTGGGTCACGGTATTGGCTTTGTTGATCAGGCTTTGAATCTGGAGGTTGCTGAAGTGCATGACATCCATGCCGCTCATGTCTTTGAGGTCTTCAACCGGCTTGTGGGCCAGCAACACCATCGGCGAAAACTGGAAAGAACTCATCACCAGCTTAATCGGCGCGCCTTTGGCGTAATCGACGATTACCGAACTGTAAGCCGTGGCAAAGTCAGCCCGACCGTTAACCACTTCATTGACCATATTGGTGCCGGGCTTCCAGCTTTTGACGGTCACATCCAACCCGGCATTTTGATAATAGCCTTGCTTGATGGCGGCGTAAAAACCGGCGAATTGAAATTGATGATTCCAGTTAACCTGAACGGTGATAGGCGTCAGTGTCTGAGAGAAAGCCTTGGCGGAAAACACCAAGCCGACCAGCAGTGCGGAAATCCATAAAGGGCGAAAGGGCATAGCGAGTGCAAACCGTTATTATTGTGTTTGCCATCATTATAAAAAATTTACCCTACTTTAAAAGAGATTAATTAGAATAAATTCACGCTGTCCTGCGCTCAATCACGTATGCATTGAACCCCGGCGTCAGGAAACGACGCCATACAAACGGCGTTTGGCTTCCCGCATCGCCGGCGGTACCTTGGCCCAGTTTTCCGGAAAATCCTTGGACTGAAATTCACGCAATGCATTATAAGCGTCTTCAATCAAGCTGAAACTCGCGACCACGCCGTCGTGATTGGCAACGCAATACCCTAATTCATCGCAGTCCACATAATAATCTTGTGTGTTCATTTGTTCACCCTCCTGATACTCGAAGGTTTTTTATTTTTTCCCTTGCCTTAATAGTGCTATCGACCATTTAACGGAAAGGTTAAGGCCTCATATTCTGAAAACTGGCTTTTTACGCCAACTGCATTAGAATATTGACACCTGAAATCGTTTAATCACATCAAGAAAGAAACATGCCAGAATTACCGGAAGTCGAGACCACCAAACGCGGCATTCAGCCGAATGTCGAACAACAAACCATCCGCGACATCATTATTCGCGATGCCCGCCTGCGTTGGCCGGTGGACACGACTCTGCCGAAAAAACTCCCAGGCCTGGTGATTTCCGCAATTCGCCGCCGTGCCAAATACTTACTGCTGGAAACCGAGCGCGGTCATCTCATCATCCATTTAGGCATGTCCGGTAACTTACGAGTCTTGCCGCACGACCATCCGCACGTCAAACACGACCACATCGATTTGGTTCTGGACAACGGCTATTTGCTGCGTTATCACGACCCGCGCCGTTTCGGCTGCTGGCTGTGGACGGAAGCCGCCCCCGAAGAGCACGACTTGCTTAAAACGCTGGGACCGGAGCCCTTAACCGATGCTTTCAACGCCGACCACCTGTTGCAAAAAGCTCAAAACCGAAAAGTGGCCGTCAAAACCTTCATCATGACCAACGCCGTGGTGGTCGGCGTCGGCAACATCTACGCCAACGAAGCCCTGTTTCTCAGCGGCCTGCATCCGACGCGCCCCGCGCACAGCCTGACGCACCCGGAAGCCGAACAGTTGGTCGACCACATCAAACAGGTGTTGGCCGCCGCCATCGAACAAGGCGGTACCACCTTGAAAGACTTTCTCAGCCCAAGTGGCCAGCCAGGCTATTTCGAACAAAAGCTGCACGTATACGGCCGCGACAAACAACCTTGTCCGACCTGTGGCCGTCCCGTGCAAAAAACCGTGCTGAATCAACGTGCCGCCTACTTCTGCGAACATTGTCAAAAGTAATGCACAACCCTGAAGATAGCCTGCGTGTCGTCCCTGACACCAAAAAGCGACTTGAGCGCATGAAAAAAAGCTTCTAATATAGCCACATAATAGCCACATAGATTTCACTGGACACTTCGATTCCGACGCAGGCCATATGAACACCTTCTTCTCGACAATCCGCTCGTTTCCTGTCTGGCTCGCCGTCGGACTGACATCACTGACGTTTGCACTGTCCAGTTGCGACTCGTCCTCGCCATCGAATATCGAGCAATGGCCGTTGAACGACGCCTGTGAGCTGCATCAGTCCGCCTGCCAAACTCAGCATGAAAAGCAAAACATCACCATCGACATACGCCCTAAACCGATTCGGGTGGCGCGCACCTTGACCGTCCGCGTCAAGCTCGACAACATTTACGCCAGCAAAGTGGAACTCGATATTTCCGGCTTGAATATGTACATGGGCTATAACCGCGTCACCCTTTTCCCATTACCGGGCCAACCCGGTTTTTACGAAGGCAAATCCATGCTGGCCTTCTGCACCAATGACCGCATGGACTGGCAACTGACCGTCATCGCCACTCAGGAAGATGGCGAAGTCATTCAAGCGCCCTTCTTATTGGTTACGCATAATCGCTGAATAATTCTTTAAAAGCCTCCGGCGTTTGTGTCAGAATAAAATCATTCTGTCCAACAACTTATCGCTGTAAGAGGTTTGAGATGAAGTGGTTTCAAAAAACGCCTGACGAGGTTTTACAACAGCTCGACAGCCACCGAGAGGAAGGGTTGTCCCCCGAGCACATCACCGAACGCCAACAGACCTTCGGTTCGAACAGTCTCACTCAAGCCGAAAGCATTTCACCGTTTCGGTTATTCCTGAAGCAGCTGAAAAATCCATTATTGGTGGTGCTGGCCTTCGGCGCGCTCTTATCGTTTTACACCGGGCATACCGTCGATGCCATGGCCATCACCATCATCATCCTCATCAATGCCCTGATTACGTTTTTTCAGGAGCTCAAAGCGCAAAAATCCATCGACGCCCTCAAAGATATGGCCGCACCCAAGTGCATGGTTCGCCGCGAGCGAAAATGGCAAGAGATTTCCGCCGCCGAATTGGTACCCGGCGACCTCATCAAGCTACAAACCGGCGACATCGTTCCCGCCGACGGCCGTTTAATCGAGGTCACCCGTTTGGAGGTCGACGAAGCACCGCTAACCGGCGAATCGGATTTGATTCATAAAAAAACCGAAGCCCTGAACGAGGCCGATCCGACACTGGGCGATCAGGTCAATATGGTGTTCATGAGCACCTCCGTCAACCACGGTCACGGTTTGGCGGTGGTCACCGCCACAGGAATGAAAACCGAGGTCGGCAAAATCGCCAGCTTGATGCAAAGCACCGACAACCGCCTGACGCCGCTCCAAAACCGCATCGCCAAACTGTCACACACCTTGATCTGGGCCGCCCTATTCATCGTCGCCGTCATTGTCGGCATCGGCTTACTGAAGGGGTTGGATCCCATAGGGATGGTCAACACCAGCATTTCCTTAGCCGTCGCCGCCATACCGGAAGGCTTGCCCACCGTCGTCACCATTGTGCTGACACTGGGCGCCAAACAAATGATGCGCAACAAGGCCCTGGCCAAACAATTGGCCTCGGTCGAAACATTGGGCTCCACTTCGGTTATTTGTTCGGACAAAACCGGCACCTTAACGCAAAACAAAATGCAAACCGTCAGTGTCTGGGCCGCGGGCGAATATTACCGAATCAGTGGACAAGGCTACGAGCCGACCGGCGACTACACCGACATCCACGGACGCACCCGAACCCCGAAACACCACTTTCATCTCAATCGCATGCTGGAAATGTCCGCGCTCTGCAACGATACCACCTTACTGGAAGAAGACGGTCATTACCGGATTCAGGGCGTTCCCACCGAAGGCGCGATTTTGGTGGCCGCCGCCAAAGCCGGCATTGACAAAGAGGCCTTGATGGCCACCCATCAACGAGTCGTGTCCCACCCGTTCGATCCCAAACGCAAAATGATGAGTGTCATTGTCCGTGATGCGGACGGCAATCACACGCTCATCGTCAAGGGTGCGCCGGACGTCATCCTCAAGCACTCCGAAGTCATCGAATACGCCGACCAACGTCGCGACATCGTCAGTAACCCCAACCTGATTGACGACGTCATCCACGAGTTCGGTACTCAGGCGTTACGTACTCTGGCGGTCGCTTATCGCCCGTTGCGTCCCGACGAGATTGAACAGCCGTTGGAAGAGTTGGAAAACCGTCTCATCATCACCGGCATTCACGGCATTATCGACCCGCCGCGCCCCGAAGCCACCCAAGCGGTCAAGGAATGCCATTCCGCCGGCATTCGCGTGGTGATGATTACCGGCGACCACGCCATCACCGCCAAAGCCATCGCCCGTCAGATGGACATCATCGACTCGGACGACGAACTGGTGATGACCGGTGCCGAATTGAATCAAATCAGCGATGAGGAACTGCAACGATTGGCACCGAAAACATCGGTCTTCGCACGGGTGACACCGGAACACAAACTGCGCATCGTCAAGGCCTTGCAGTCCAACGGCGAAGTCGTCGCCATGACCGGCGACGGCGTCAACGATTCCCCGGCTTTGCGTAAGGCCGACATCGGTATCGCCATGGGCATCACCGGCACCGGCGTCGCCAAAGAATCCGCCGACCTGATTTTGCTGGACGACAACTTCGCCACCATCGTCCATGCCGTGCAAGAAGGCCGCCGCATTTACGACAATATCCGCAAGTTCATCCGCCAGGGCCTCACCGCCAACGTCAGTGAGGTATCGGCGATACTCTTCTCGTTTCTGATTATGATTGGCGAACCGCTGCTGACATTGGCGCCCCTGATGATTCTCTGGATCAACCTGGTCAGCGACGGGATGCCTTCGCTGGCGCTGGGCGTCGATGAAGCGGAAGGCGACGTAATGCAACGTAAACCGCGGGCCGGCAACGAAAGCTTCTTCGCCGACAATCTCGGCACGCGCATCGTGATACGGGGGTTGATTATGGGCGGCCTGACCTTTGCGATGTTCATGTACGCGCTCAACCTGAACCTATCACTGGAATACGCTCAAACACTCGCCTTTATGACGTTGATTTTCGGCCAGCTGGTGCATGTGTTCGACGCGCGCACCTTCACCACGCTTTATCACCGCAACCCGTTCAGCAATCATTTGCTGCTGTGGGCGGTATTCGGATCGGCCTGTGTGTCATTGTTGATGGTCTACACACCGTTCGGCAACCTGGCGCTCGGCACCACGCCACTGGAACCGCAGCACTTGTTGATGACACTGTTCATCGCCGCACTGCCAACATTCATCCTGTCCGGCCTGAAAGAAATATTTCACATGAAATGGCTATAACGCCAACTGAAATGAAAAAATGCCCAGGCCTGGGCATTTTCCGGAAAGCGGACCGTCCGACAAGAAAGGAGGATTCGATGATTTATTCGGTCACCGCGACCGATTTAATCAGGGCAAAAACCGCCAGGCCTGGCTGAATCTTCAGTCGTTCCGCCGAGTGTTGGGTCACTTCCGAAAACAGTTGCTGGCCGTCCGACAAGCGTAAGCGCACCAACAAACGGTGCTGGCCTTGCGGAATCAACTCGGTGACTTCCGCGGGAAAATGGTTAATGATACTCAGGTCTTTCGGGTCGGACAGAGCCAAACTGACGTCCCGCGCCAATACCCGCACCCGAATGGTTTCCTTATCCTTCGGCACGGCCTCCGACAACCAAATGGTTTCGGTTTCGCCCAAACGCGCCGGTTGAAGCCCATCCTGCATTGGCAACGGACTCGCCTGCAACACCGACACCGCGCCCTGCTCGTCAAACAACGGCGAATCCGGACGCGCCAATGCCTGTTGCAACGTCTCGACGGTTTCAACCCGACCGTTTTGCATGAACAGCACCCGGTCGGCCAGACGCTCGACTTCCGCCGGCGCATGGGTGATGTAGAGCACCGGCAAACGGTAGGCCGCCACCAATTCTTCAATCAGCATCAGCATTTCCGCTTTGGCACGCCAATCCAATGCCGACAAGGGTTCGTCCATGCACAACAATTTCGGGCGCATCAACAACGCACGGGCAATCGCGACCCGCTGACGCTCGCCCCCGGACAAATACGTCACGGCACGGTCGAGTTTATCGGCAATGCCGACCCGCTGCACAATCTCCTCAAAGTTTTCCAGCTCGATGCCTTTCGGCAGGCGCTTGACGCCGTACATCAGATTCTGGCGTACCGTCATATGCGGAAACAGCGCCGCATCCTGAAACACGAAACCGATGTGGCGTTGCTGCGTCGGCAAGGCGGCTTTACCGTCCTGCCAAACCTCGTCACCCACTCGAAGTTCGCCGCGCGTTGCTTTATCCAAGCCACTGATGGCGCGTAGCAAAGTACTTTTGCCACTGCCGGAGCGGCCAAACAAAACCGTCACACCCTGCAACGGAATTTCAAAACGGCCGGAGTCCAAACAAAAACTGCCCAAGTCCAGTTGAAGACGGCCTTGCATCACAGGTTGCTTCTGCATCGTCTACCCTACCTTCACACTGAAACGGCGGTTGAGGGCATACACCAACATCAAAACCGATAATGAAAAAATCAACATCAAGGCCGACAGGAAATGCGCCTGATCGTATTCCAAACTTTCCACATGGTCGAAAATATCAATCGACACCATGCGGGTTTCCCCTGGAATATTGCCGCCGACCATCAGCACCACGCCGAATTCACCGACGGTATGCGCGAAAGTCAGCGTGGCTCCTACCAGAATCCCCCGACGCGACAACGGCAAAACAATGGTCCAGAAACGGTCTAAAAACGATGCGCGCATGGTCGCAGCCGCGTCCAGCAGGCGATGTGGAATCGCCTCAAAAGCATGCATCAACGGTTGAATGGTAAACGGCAGGGAATAGATAACGGAACCGATGACCAAACCGGTTTTACTGAAGGTCAACTGCCCCTCGAAACCGAACCAACGCAACACTTCGGTCACGGTGCCGTTGGGGTTGAACAAAATCAGCAGATAAAACCCCAGCACCGTCGGCGGCAGCACCAATGGTAAGGCCACCAACGCTTCCAAAAACACTTTGTTGGACGAGCGCATTTGCGCCATCCACCAGGCCAAAGGCGCCCCCAGCACCAGAAGAATAACCGTGGTCAAGGTCGCCACCTCCAGCGTCAGCCAGATCGGTTGCAAATTGATTTCCGTACCGAAGATTTCCAACATGATGTCTCTTTTCCGCTCCCATAAAAAAACGACCAGGCCTGGTCGTTTTTTTCAGACAAAGGCTATTGTAACTTAGCTGACGTTATAGCCATAACGTTTGATAATCTCGATGGCTTTCGGCGTCTTGATGAATGCCATAAAGGCTTTGGCCGCCGCATTCTTTTCACCTTGTTTAGTCAGAAGCGCGCCTTGGTTAATCGGCTTATAGTCCGACTGCGGCACCACCCAGTATTGACCTTTTTTGTACACCGGACTTTGCGGGTCCACCACTTGCGACATGGCGACAAACCCGATTTCGGCATTGCCGGTGGCGACGTATTGGAAAGCATGGGCGATGCTTTCACCATTGACAATTTTCGATTTCACGTCCTGATACAAACCTTCTTTTTTCAAGAACGCCACCGCACGTTCACCGTAAGGCGCGGTTTTCGGATTGGCGACCGCCAGGTGATTGTATTGTTTCGCTTTCAAGACCTCAATCGGACTGGTTTTCACCGGAAACTTCGCGCTGTACAACACAATTTGTCCTTGTGCATAGACAAAATAGCTGTCGGCCACCCCGATGCCGTCCTCAATGGTTTTCTTTGGACGACGCTCGTCCGCACCGAAAAACGCATCGAAGGGCGCCCCGTTTTTGATTTGAGCATAGAGCTTACCGGTCGGCCCGAAAGAGAACTTCACCTGATGGCCGGTCTCTTTTTCAAACACCTTGCCGATCTCTTCAATGGTTTTGGTGAAATTGGCCGCCACCGCAATTTTAGCGGTCTCCGCATACGCCATCGAGGCACTCAAAACACCCACAGCCAAGGCCAGGGTACGAATCATCGTTTTCATACAGTCACTCCGTTATGATAGTTAATACATATTACGTTTGATACATATCGTTAAATCAAAAAAATCCGACCTCAGTCGGAAACCGCCAACAATACATGACTGGCTTTGACCAGGGCGCAACATCTTGCCCCCACGGCCAGCCCCAAATTCTCGACACTCTGGTTTGTCACGATGGCAGAAATCATTTGCTCCCCTTCCAGTTGAATGGACACATCGCTGTTCACGGCGCCCTCATCCAGTTTTGTGACCACGCCGCAGAACTGGTTCCGTGCGCTGGTTTTCACCGTGCCGTTCAAGTCTTCGGTCAGAATGACCCAACTGGCTTTAATCAGGGCATACGCATCGGAACCGACTTCCAGCCCCAGACGCTCCAGACTGTCCAGCGTAATCTGCGCGATCACTTCGTTACCTTGCCCCACCGACAGGGTCACCTCACAATTCACCGCCCCTTTTTCAATTTCGGTAACGGTTCCGTGGAATAAATTTCGTGCACTTGTTTTCATGGAAATTTTCCTCATCAATTCCAATTGACTGAGCATGTTCGGCGACATCGCCTCCAGCTCCCGCATCCAATGTTGCATTTGTTCATTGAATAAGCGATAGGCCGCCAACAAGGCTTCACCGGCTTGGGTCAACACCATTCCACCACCGCCGGCACCGCCTTTCTGGGTGTGCACCAACGGTTCTTCCGCCAATTGATTCATGGCTTCAATGGCTTGCCAGGCGCCTTTGTAACTCATCCCACAAGCTTTCGCCGCCGCCGACAGGGAACCCAGTGATTCGATCTTGTTCAGCAGTTCCAAACGGCGCTGCCCGGAGCGAGACTGTTTGCTGCCCATCAAGAAAGATTGCACAAGCTGTTCGGGGAGATTGGATGCGTTCAAATGTCCGGCCTTCTTTATAACTTTAAGTACATAGCGAAGCATTATAGTCGAGCGATTGACCAACCGCAACGCCTAGGTGTTTAAATTATTTAATCGCCAAATAAATTCCCGACCTGGCTGGTAAAACTCAATTTTAACCGCCGCCAGCCATCATGTTAAGATACGCTTTTAATGCGCTATCTCTCAAGGACGAAGATGGACAGCCTCTCCCCCAAACAACCGCAAAACAACCGCATGGCCGACTTGCGGTCAACGATTCGCCGCTACCTCGGGGTCCGCGAAGCCGGCAGCAGTCATTCCGAAAAACTCATTTCAGGCCTGGGCGGTTTTCTGGCGATTCTGGTCATCCTGCTGATCAGCCACCGCTTTCTGGCACTCCCGGATGCGTTGGCCGTGGTCGCTTCCATGGGCGCCTCCGCCGTTTTGTTGTTTGCGGTTCCGCACGGTCCTTTATCACAACCCTGGCCGTTGATTGGCGGCAACCTGATTTCCGCCTTCATCGGCGTCAGCTGCGCACACTTGATCGACCCGCCGATTCTCGCCGCCAGCATTGCCGTCGGCGCGTCCATCAGCGCCATGTATTATTTGAAATGCATTCATCCGCCGGGCGGGGCCACCGCCTTGACCGCCGTCATCGGCGGCGAGAGCATCCATGCATTGGGTTACGAGTTTCTGTTGACGCCGGTATTATTGAATGTGCTTTCCATCCTGGCGATTGCCGTGTTGTTCAATGCTTTTTTTCATTGGCGGCGCTATCCGGCTTACTGGTACCAACAACAGACCGAGCCCCAACCGGCATCGCAGGACGGCTTTTCCCACAGCGATTTTTTAAATGCCTTAAAGGAAATCGATTCGTTCGTGGACATCAATGAATACGATTTGCGTCGCATTCTGGCTTTGATTGGTCATCCGAACACGCAACTTTCGTCGTCGGACATCGAACTCGGTCGAGTTTACAGCAATGGCTTGATTGGTCGGGATTGGTCGATGCGTCGCATCATTGACGAATCGGGCAGTGACGATCCGGAAAAGGACTTTGTGATTTTCAAACAAATCGCCGGTCAGGAACGCAAAACCACCGATTGCGTCACCCGCGAGGAATTCGCGCATTGGGCGAAATATGAAATGGTGCAGGAAAACGGGCTTTGGCACCGAAAAACCTCGTCAGAACCACATCCAACATTACGGAATGGATAGTTGAGAGGGAGCGTTGAAACCTTATCAACGAATAATAGAAGAATCGACCAGGCCTGGCGAAAACGGCTGTTTACAGACTGGCTTCGTCCAGCGCCTTGGCAACCACCGGGTGCACGAATTCCGAAACATCCCCGCCTAAAGCAGAGATTTCCCGCACCAGACTGGAGGAAATAAACGCGTATTGTTCCGCCGGGGTCATGAACATGGTTTCCACTTCCGGGGCCAGTTTACGATTCATCGACGCCAACTGGAATTCATACTCGAAATCGGAGACGGCTCGCAGCCCCCGCAGCAGCACGTTGCCGTCAATCTCACGCACAAAGTCCACCAATAACCCGCTGAAACCGATGACTTCGACATTGTCCATGCCCGACGTCACCTCTTTCGCCAGCGCCACACGCTTTTCCAGCGAAAACAATGAGGTTTTATTGCGGTTATCCGCCACGGCGATGACCAGCCGGTCGTAAAAACGCGCCGCCCGCTCGATTAAATCGAAATGGCCGCAGGTAATGGGATCGAAGGTGCCAGGGTAAACCGCTGTGATCGACATAATTTCACTCTTTCAGGGTAATGAATGGCGCCTATTCTACTTGAGATACGATTTCGGTTCCATGCCAAATCCGGTCGGTTATGATTTTTCGCACTGCGGCGACTTTTCCCATTCGCATACCCAATCCGGTAACGCCTCAGGTAACATCGGCCTGGCGATGGCATAGCCCTGCGCCAGTTCACACCCCATCGCCAACAGGGCTTCAAAATGCGCTTCGGTTTCCACCCCTTCGGCAATCACTTCGCGATCGAACGCTTGGGCCAGCTTCAAAATGCCGTCCACGATGGCTCGGTCATCCGAATCCATCAACATGTCGCGGATAAAGGTTTGGTCAATCTTGATGATTTTGGCCGGCAAGTGGCGCAAGTAAGTCAGGGAGGAATAACCGGTACCGAAATCGTCCAATGCAAAATGCACACCCAGTTCATGGCATTCCCGGATCAACAGACTGACATTGACGACGTCTTCCAGCGCACTGGTTTCCAAAATCTCGATTTCCAATGTAAACGGCGGTAAAGCCGGATAATCCGCCACGTATTCACGTAACGTTTCCATGAAATCGCGATGTTGGATGAAGTAGGCACCGATATTGACACTTACATTGATGTGCATGCCTTGTTCATGCCATATATTCGCTTGCTTCAACGCCGTGCGCAACACCCATTTATCCAGCTCGATACTCAGAGGCAAACCGTCCACGCTGGGCAGAAAATCGGCGGGCATCAGCAGGCCTTTTTCCGGATGCGGCCAACGCACCAAGGCCTCGACACCAATCACCCGACCTTCCTTGATATTGACCTTGGGCTGAAAGTGCAATTCCAACTGATTGTGTTCAATGGCATCGGCCATTTCGCGCTGGATGCGACTTTGCGACTTGACCATCGAATCATGGCTGACATCGAAGAAATGATAACGGTTCTTGCCTTCCTGCTTAGCCTGATACATGGCTTGGTCGGCATGGCGCATCAATTGGTCGGCATCGCCCTGGTCATCCGGATAGAAGGTCACACCGATACTGGCGGACACCGTCAAACTATGCCCCTGAACTTCAACCGGATCGGAAGCGGCCACCAACAGCCGATCCAAAATTTCCTCACAGTCCTGAATCCCTTCCAGATTGGTCAGCACCGCCACAAATTCATCGCCCCCGATTCGAGCCAGCGTG
The nucleotide sequence above comes from Hydrogenovibrio thermophilus. Encoded proteins:
- the mutM gene encoding bifunctional DNA-formamidopyrimidine glycosylase/DNA-(apurinic or apyrimidinic site) lyase, with protein sequence MPELPEVETTKRGIQPNVEQQTIRDIIIRDARLRWPVDTTLPKKLPGLVISAIRRRAKYLLLETERGHLIIHLGMSGNLRVLPHDHPHVKHDHIDLVLDNGYLLRYHDPRRFGCWLWTEAAPEEHDLLKTLGPEPLTDAFNADHLLQKAQNRKVAVKTFIMTNAVVVGVGNIYANEALFLSGLHPTRPAHSLTHPEAEQLVDHIKQVLAAAIEQGGTTLKDFLSPSGQPGYFEQKLHVYGRDKQPCPTCGRPVQKTVLNQRAAYFCEHCQK
- a CDS encoding cation-translocating P-type ATPase; translated protein: MKWFQKTPDEVLQQLDSHREEGLSPEHITERQQTFGSNSLTQAESISPFRLFLKQLKNPLLVVLAFGALLSFYTGHTVDAMAITIIILINALITFFQELKAQKSIDALKDMAAPKCMVRRERKWQEISAAELVPGDLIKLQTGDIVPADGRLIEVTRLEVDEAPLTGESDLIHKKTEALNEADPTLGDQVNMVFMSTSVNHGHGLAVVTATGMKTEVGKIASLMQSTDNRLTPLQNRIAKLSHTLIWAALFIVAVIVGIGLLKGLDPIGMVNTSISLAVAAIPEGLPTVVTIVLTLGAKQMMRNKALAKQLASVETLGSTSVICSDKTGTLTQNKMQTVSVWAAGEYYRISGQGYEPTGDYTDIHGRTRTPKHHFHLNRMLEMSALCNDTTLLEEDGHYRIQGVPTEGAILVAAAKAGIDKEALMATHQRVVSHPFDPKRKMMSVIVRDADGNHTLIVKGAPDVILKHSEVIEYADQRRDIVSNPNLIDDVIHEFGTQALRTLAVAYRPLRPDEIEQPLEELENRLIITGIHGIIDPPRPEATQAVKECHSAGIRVVMITGDHAITAKAIARQMDIIDSDDELVMTGAELNQISDEELQRLAPKTSVFARVTPEHKLRIVKALQSNGEVVAMTGDGVNDSPALRKADIGIAMGITGTGVAKESADLILLDDNFATIVHAVQEGRRIYDNIRKFIRQGLTANVSEVSAILFSFLIMIGEPLLTLAPLMILWINLVSDGMPSLALGVDEAEGDVMQRKPRAGNESFFADNLGTRIVIRGLIMGGLTFAMFMYALNLNLSLEYAQTLAFMTLIFGQLVHVFDARTFTTLYHRNPFSNHLLLWAVFGSACVSLLMVYTPFGNLALGTTPLEPQHLLMTLFIAALPTFILSGLKEIFHMKWL
- a CDS encoding diguanylate cyclase, which codes for MPFRPLWISALLVGLVFSAKAFSQTLTPITVQVNWNHQFQFAGFYAAIKQGYYQNAGLDVTVKSWKPGTNMVNEVVNGRADFATAYSSVIVDYAKGAPIKLVMSSFQFSPMVLLAHKPVEDLKDMSGMDVMHFSNLQIQSLINKANTVTQKPLKSIPPSGDLNDFINHRVDLYGAYMTNEPFRLQQEGIPYYAVDPKTFGVQSYGDLIITSERFANRHPEVVQRFKEATIRGWRYALQHQPEVVDYILAHYPVVKSREALLNEAKVTVHYVKSGLTPIGTIEPAKLLATAAEAKEVGLISASVFNQLDMKDFIFNAASYVFTPEELAYIEQNPVVYLANDIDWEPFEFIDSKGRYRGIAAEYFQLLSQKTGLRFQVDQTRPWAEVLKLAQEGEYDAFSCAVATPERSEYMQFTEPYLSFPMVLVGQKELSVIPDYEQLNGHTVAVVKGYWSHETLAKNYPQIKLLPVNSVKEGLEAVIDGRAMVYSGNLGAINYAINKYGLTGIHVIGQSEHRFELAIGVRKDKPALFSILQKGLASISDEERREIFNHWIQLEMVNRLDKRQLFEVALVILVVVLTMLFLVMFYRYQKNKQQVYINQIHELTYATLIDLESLTFDWVSESYCRLTGYNERELLGRSYLDDLPKSKQDYIQNWVLAGRTWRGEMEGRTADDKPYWVELTLTPVRNLWGRVDQVWATRVDISDRKRIEQISITDDLTDLYNRRYFNQVFGRELKRSQRDAVPLSVAMLDIDFFKKINDHYGHQKGDEVLKQVADLLKKHFARETDVIFRMGGEEFFVLANFKSQAALQEHLQDLCRDVEELKVRNESSQHGYLTISVGAAFLQPQDLSGTDQVYHLVDEALYAAKQQGRNQVVMVKPDAVA